The genome window TCAGGAAGCCCAGGAGTAGTTGTAAATTGGTTTGCTGCAATTCTATATATTGTTTTATACCCTGACTCTTCCCAAATTTTTTTTAAAACATATACCATTTTAGGATTATGTTCTTCTTTTTCAACATAGGCACTTTCTATAATATTTTTCCAATATTTAGAAATATTATTATCGCTAAAATCATCAAATTTATTGCAATATTTATCAATTAATTGATTAAATTCATTTTTGTTTGGCATTGTCACCATAGCAAATAGAATACAATTCATACCAATCCAATAATTTTTTAAACACTCTTGCTCTTCTTCTTTATTTAAATAGAAAGCAATTTCTTTTAATGCATGAAGAGAAGTTAAAAGATGGAGAACTACAAAATTGCATGAATAGTGAAGATAAATTAAGGTAGTTAAGTAAAATAATTCATTCCATGATTCTTCCGTTGATAAATTACTTATCCATGCTTGTTCTGAATAAATTAACGGATGACCATACTTAAGAACTGTCGCTATTCTTAATTGTGTTCCTGAACGTTTTAACTCGGGATGGAAATTAAAATTGTTTTCTTCCTCTTCTTTTTTTAATATGGAATCAATGTAATTTTTAAATTGTAGAGGATCTTTATCAATTTCATCTAGGATATTTAAAAAAGAATTTATTGGAGAATTAAAAACTTCAGACTCTTCTTTTAAAACTTTTTCAGGATGGCATGATATAAATGAAAAGCACAAGTAGGCTAGTCCTTCAGTGATCATACATTTATTTTTAATGTCTAAACCCCAACCTAAATGGATTGCTGCATGAGTTAATGAGCTAACCCAACCAGGGAGTAAATGTGGTAAATATTCAGAAAGAACTCTATTTAATCCATGTATTTCAATTTCAGATTTAAAAAATTCATAATAAGAAGTATAACTTGTCCTTTTTCCTAAATATTCTTTCCAATTTTGTTTAGTTATATGATGCCTTGAAATTTTTGGTGGTTCTAATCCACAACCATATGTCGTACATTCAATATATTCAAAATAAAATTTATTTATTAAATTTATGTCTGCTGAAAGTCTAGCAAGAGCAACTACAGCATGTTTATTATGATTAGATAAGTGTCCATTAAATTCAATATGATTTGAGATGTCATTAAGTAGATCTGGAACCGTTTTTAAACTTCTGTTACTATTAATATTAATTATATTTTCCATAGCTACTTCCTATATGTTTATTTGATTTTTAAACTTTGCTTTAAAAAAGGTAATTTTTCTAATTTGGATAAATAAATTCCTGTTATAATTAATATGATACCAATAATTTGTGCAAAAATAGAGATTTTATTTTTGAAATTAAAGTCTAGCAAAACGCTAGAAATCATTTGTCCACTTATGACAAGTAAAGCTGTTTTTACTGCTCCCATTTTCGTAAATACATAGCTATTTAATGTTACAAATAAAGCTCCAAAAACTCCGCCTAATAAATATAATAAAGGTATTATGGTCGTATAAAAATATTTGTAGCTATCTAAGAAATAAAGGAGAAGGCTTAAAAATAAAAAACCACCTAAATGATTCCAAAAAGAAGCCTTTAGCGGTCCAACATAAAAACTTAATTTTCCATTAATAGATCTACTTGTACCAATTATAATACCATTTAATATAGCAAGGAATATAAAATATGTCATTGCTTAAGTCCTAAAATTAATAATGAGCCAACTTCCTGTTAAAATGAGGAATATAACGAAAAAATCTTTTAAATTTACAGATTTTTTAGTCGTGCCAAATAATCCAAAGAGGTCTGAAAAAATTCCAAAAATAATTTGCCCAACTAGCATTAAGGATAAAGTACCAGAAAGACCTAAAGTTGTATTAACTGCAATTACTGCTAAAATTACTGTGAAAGCCCCCGGAATTCCTCCAAAGTAACTCCAGAGAGGAATCTTCTTCAGAGGCTCTTTTTCAATTTTATTAACAATAGAATTTAAGTATATAATAAGAATAGCAGTTAGCGTTCCTATTCCGTGGGCTGTCCAAGAAGCAAATAGAGGAGAAGTTATTTTTGCTAAATGACTATTAAAATTAATCATCAAAGTAAGAACAACGCCAGCAAGTAATCCAAGAATCCATGAAGGTGAAAGAGTACTTTTCATTTTATTTCCGTAAGTTTTGTTTTAGTATATATTGAATTACTGAATTAAAATTATCAGAAATAAGTTCAGGCTCTGCGGTTTCTAATTTGCTTTTATCATGAATCCCATAGGTTACACCTAAGCTACGTAGTCCAGCATCTTTTGCCATAAGTAAATCATGCGTAGTATCGCCAATCATAAAAGAATTTTTGGGTTCTAACTGTAATTTTTCGATAACAAGTAAACCCATTTCTGGATGAGGTTTTGGCTGTTTGACGAGATCTGCTCCAACTATTAATTCAAAATAATTAAGTAACTCTGCAGCAGATAGTAAATTATTTGCACTTTTTAAATATTTACTAGTAGCAATTGCCAATATATATCCACGCTCTTTTAAGTTGGTAAGTCCTTCCACAACACCTGGAAAAATAAGGTTTTTAGCTTTGGGCAAAACTATTTCATTAAATGCTTTGTGGTAGTTTTTAATTGCTAAAGAAATAAGTTCATTTCCTAATTCAACATTAAGAAGTGATGCAAATGCCTTTTCTAGAGGAAGTCCTATTGTATTTCTAATATCTAGAACACTTACATCACTATAATTTAAACATTTTAAAGAATATAAAAATCCTTCAACAATTCCTGCAGGGGTATCGATTAGTGTTCCATCTAAATCAAAGATAACTCCATTATTCATATATGTCATTCTCATTTAAATTGCTAAATATTAATTTAACATTTGATTTTGTAAATAATTCATATGTGCTTTTGCTAATTTTCCAGCTAATTCTGCAGTACTAATTAATACAGACATATTTGCTTTTACGGTTTTTCCTGCAGTCGCTTGAGCAACAGCTTTCATTAAATAAGGAGTAGCCATTGGTCCTTTAATTCCTGCGTGTTCTGCTGCAATCATTGCTTTATTAATTATGTCTTCAACCTCTTCTCTTGCAATAGCATCTTCAGTATTTATTGGGCTTGTTATTACTACAGAACTTTTATTTCCTAATTCCCAATGCTTTTCAATAATTTTTGCTATCACTTCTTCATCATCGATTCTGTGCGGGCTTTTTATTCCACTAGATATGCAATAAAATGCAGGAAAATCATCGGATTTATAAGAAATAATTGGAATGCATTGTGTTTCTAAATATTCCATAGTTAGATTTAAGTCTAAAATATTTTTCGCGCCAGCACAGACAACAGCAACTTTTGATCGGGTAAATTGAATTAAATCTGCTGAAATATCCATACTAGTTTCCGCTCCTCTATGTACTCCTCCAATTCCGGCAGAAGCAAAAAATGGAATTTCAGCTAAATCACATGCAACCAGTGAAGAAGCTACTGTTGTCGCGCCAAGACCTTTATTTGCTAAGATAACTGGAATATCTCTGCTACTAACTTTTGGAATTCCTTTAGTCGAAGCGAATTGCTCTAATTCTTCATTATTCATTCCAATTAAAAAATGACCGTTTTTAAGACTGATAGTTGCTGGAATACTTCCTGATTCACGAATTACGTTTTCGATTTTTTGGGCAGTTATTAAATTTTCAGGAAAGGGTAGACCATGCGCAATTACAGTAGATTCAACTCCAACAACTGGCTTTTGATTTTGCAATGCATCAAGTACTTCTTCACTGTATTTAAGCAAAGGATGTTTTTTTATTTTCAACATATTTTACCTCTTTCATTAATAATTTGGCTGTTTGTGTAGTAAATTTTTTTTTTCTATAATTTCCGGTTTGTAAACTTCTTTAAACCAATTTTCTTTCTCTATTTCTTCAAATGAAATTGAAATAACATTTTCAGAGCAATTTAAATTTCTTGAAATTGTTTGAATGATATCTAAAGTAATTTTGTCCCTCTGCTCTTTGCTACTTGAGGGAAAATGTTTTATTATAATATGCGGCATGTTTCACCAAACTTTTTAGTTAATTGTAGTTCATTTGTAGTATTTTTTTTTTGTTTCTTCAAGTTAAAAATTAAAATTTTCTTCTTGAAGAATGGAATAATGATCTAATGGTATATTTTTAATAATAATATTATCTTTCAAATGTAATAAATCTCTTTCAAAATTAGAAATATTGTCACCTTGTGTTAAGAAAATTTTGATAGGAGCTTTAATAATTTTATTTGTTAATTTGTTTGTCGAAATAAAATTATATGTTGATTTTACTAATTCTACTATCCGTTTTGCCATTTGATAATCAAAAGCATTATTATTAGTTAAAATAAAATTAATAAATAGTTCTTCATTATAGCAATTATTTATACATATTTCTAATAATGGCGTATTAACTTTGCCAAAGAATACAGAAAATAAAATTGCAATAAATTTTTTATTTTTGAAAGAAGCTATTTCTCCAAGTGTATTTGAATCAAGTACTGAATTTTTTATACTAGGCATCCCTGGAGCTATTAATACAACTTCAGATACTTCTTCTCCTAAGCTTTCTAACAAGTAACAAGTTTCATATGCCAGTTGAGCGCCAAAAGAATAACCCCAAAGCTTATATGGCCCAGTAGGTTTAATTTTCTTTATTAATTCCAGATCTTTTTTGCTCATTTCTTCTATAGAATTATATGGCTTTTCATTTTCATTCAATCCATATGATTGTATACCATAAAATGTACACTCTGATTTTATTGATTTACTTAAATTTTTTAAATTTAAACAAAATCCACCCAACCCAGGCCAGCAAAAAATTGATTCATTTTCTTCTTTTTCATTTAAATTAATAATTCTATTTAATGTTTTTATGTTTCTGGATTTAATAAATTCAGTTAATTTATCAATGCTTTTATATTCAAAAAATGATTGAATTGGAATATCGATATTAAATTCATTTTTTAATCTTTTTAGTATTTTAATAATTGTTATTGAATTTCCACCCAATAAGAAAAAATTATCTGTTACTGAAAACTCTTTTATTTTAAGTTCGTCAATCCATATTTGATATATAATTTCTTCAAGATCACTTCTTGGTTTTATAATGCTTGTTGATTTTATATCTATATCTATTGTCTTTAAATACTCAGTATCTATTTTACCGTTTGCTGTCAGAGGAATTTTCTCTAAAGTAACTATTTTATTTGGAATCATGAAATTAGGTAATTTCTTTTTGAGATCTTCTAAAATAATTTCGATAGGACCTTGCATATGAACTGAGTCTTCTTTCATTCCCATATCTTTTTTTTGCTCAAGACTTATCGAACCACCGAGACAAAAATATGATGCACTTTCTTTACTAAGACCTAATATTTTTTCTAATTTAAGAGCCGTTGGTAAACTATGTCCAGATTTAGAACTATAGCCAGAGGACATTAATCCAATATTGATATCATTCATTTGAAGATGTTGTAAATATCTACCTAAATCAATGTATTGGTGCCAGCTAGACTTTTTATTAATTAAACTAATTCCAAATTGTGATCTTTGATAAACAATTTGATTAATAGCAATAACTTCATTTTCTAAAACATAATCACTAGATACTTTGTTTAGTTTATTTTGTTTTATTTCGTATAGGCCAGTTTCAAGTTGTTTGAAATAATTATTTTGATTTTGAAAATAAACTTCAATATCTTTAAATTTATCTAAATTATTGTTTGAAGTTACTTGATACGATCCTAAATAGATATAGTCTGTATTTAAATTTAAGGTATTTAGTATATTAGGATCATACTCAGTATTTGTAATTTCAAGTCCAAATTTAGGCAATATTTTATCAAATACTCCTAATATATGCCCCGTTTCAAACTCTAATACCTCTGAAACATTTAGTTGATAAACATTTTCTATTGCAGATTTTTTACCGATAAAATGGATTTTTAAATAATTTTCTTTTCCGGAATGAATATTACAAAAATTAAAGAGTTTATGATCTACAGGATGATAGTAATAGCATCCATTATTAATAAAGCTTAAATTATTGCATTCCAAGTACATTTGAGTCGCATAAAGAGCTCCAGGGGAAGCGTAAGAATATTTTGGTAAAAGTCTTTCGGAGCTTTTATATTTACCAAAATATCTAAGAATTTCACTGAAGTTATCAAATGACAAATCAGAAATAAATTTTTTAACGGAATTTTTTGCAGTCTGAAAATCAGAAATCAATTTAAAAATACTTTCATTATTCAGAATATTTCCATCAAAATACCGGTAACTTTTTCTTGAAAAAGTAAATTGCATCATTTCTTCAGTTGGAGTTTTATAGTTTAAGGAATATGCGCTTTTTAATTCTAGATCATTTTTACTATGAATCCCATTTTCTGCTAATTGCATTAAAACCTGGTGTTTATTTTCTTTACTAATGTGATGAGGTGAAAATTTTCCTTGATCCATTAAAACAGCTTCATTGGTATTTAATTCAATAAATGCTATTAGATAATCACTATTGTATTGTTTTTCATTTTTAACAATTACTGCAGCATGTTTAATCCATTGATTCATTTCAATTGTAGCTTTAATTTCATCCAACTCTATTCTATACCCTCTTAGCTTTATTTGATTATCAGCTCTGCCGCAGTATAAATATGATCCATCGTCTATTAGTCTTACCAAATCTCCAGTTTTATAAAGAATTTTGTCATCTTTAGTCATTGAAAAAGGATTTGATAAAAATCTTTCATTAGTAGTCATTAAGTTGTTTAAATATCCTTGACCTACTCCTTTTCCAGCAATATAAAGTTCTCCAATTTCTCCTATTGGGGTGATTTCTAAGTTTTTATCCAATACATAGTAATACATATTTGAAATAGGTTTACCTATTGAAATTATATTTTCATAGGTGTCTAATTTTTTAATATTTATATTAAGCGCTGAAGAATTTATGGTACATTCTGTAGGGCCATACAGATTTATAAAATTGCAAAATTGAATTTCTTTTGATGCTTTAGAAATCAGTGATTTATTTAAAGCTTCTCCACCTACGAAAAGATGTTTTAAAGTATTACATGATTTTAATTCTTTTGTATCTAGCAATCCTTGGAGAAGAGTTGGGACACATTGTAAAGTATTTATTTTATGCTTATTAATATAAGATATTATTTTTGCAGGATCCATGTAACTATACGAGTCAGTCAGAACAACTTGTGAGCCACAAGCCAAAGATAATATTTCCCATTGTGCAGCATCAAAACTTATTGGAGTTTTTTGAAGTATTATTGAATTACTATTAATACTTTGATTTTTTTCTAACCAATCCATCTGATTTAAAATATTCTCATGATTTATCATAACTCCTTTTGGATTGCCTGTACTTCCGGATGTGTAAATGACATAGCATAAGTCTTCACTTTTTATATTATTGGGTTCTAGTAAATGATTTATTTCAAATTTTTCTGCAAAGTTATCTGAAAATGATTCACTTAAAATTATATTTTCTACTGAATTGACCAAACTACCTATCTTTTTGGATAATTTTTTAGACGTAATAATATTTGTTACATTACTATTCTCAAGCATATATTTTATTCTATTATCAGGATACTCTATAGATAGAGGTAGGTAAGACGATCCAAACGATATTATTCCCCATATGCTAGTAATTATGTCAAGAGGGTTTTCCAAATAAACAGCTATAATTTGTTTATTACTAGAAATTATTTTGTTTAAGCGTCTTTTAATATTTAAGATATATTTAAGAAAATCTTCATAGGTATAATTGACATCATTATATGTTACAGCATTTTTTTCAGAATATCTGACACAATTAATTAAAAGTTTGGAAAAAATATTTTTTTTATTTAAAATTTCTTTGTGTGAATTTTCAAATTTGCTTTCTTCAAAATTTAAATTATTTTCAATAATTCTATTTATTATATAAAGGTTTTCACCTTCTAATTGGCTATTTATTTTTTGCAAGATTAACCTCTTTTTGTTTTAATTATTTGAATAATGTCTTAAATATTTTTCCTTGTAAAGAGGGAATTGAAGATAAATTTTAATTCATAAAGTTTACTAAATAATTTTAATTAAATTTATTATATTGTTAATTAAAATTAAATTTATTTACACATTTTTAAATATTATATTAATTTTTGTTATTTAATTAATTTTTTAATATTCTATTTTTTTAAATTACAAAAAAAATAAATTAAAAAATATTTTTTTGATGCGAATTATAATTGCAAATTATTCGTTAATATTATTAATTCTAATAAAAAAAATAATGGGCAAAAATTTATTACCTTTAGTTTAACTAACTAGTTACAGCTTTGCCCTGGTCCAGCTGGCATTTTGCAGCTACTACAACATCCTTCGCCACCATTTATGGATACACAAGTAGAGCAATAAGCTACTAAAATCCATCCGGCAGCGCACCATCCGCTACAGTTACAGCAAACAGCCTTTGACATTGGATTTCCCAATAATTTGTTTGGATCTTTCGGATCTTGATAGTCACTAAATAAAGTTAAACACGCGTCTAATTTTTTTGTAGTAATTTGTGAGCTATTTTTTTTTGCATTTTCAATTATCAATTTCTTACTTTCTTTTGAGTTGACTGAGTCTAGTTTTTTTGTAATGTCACTTCCAAGAACCCATCGAAAGCATTCTTGAATTTCGGTAAAAGCAAAAGAATTTTTTTGAGCAAGAAAAAATAGTGCTATGATAATAAAAAAGTTAAAATTTTTCATATATATTCCTTTTTATTTAAATATATATGAAATGATTAATATCTTTATTTTATGTCAAATATTTGACAAATAATTATTTATAATTCATTTTTCTAGGAGCAATAAATAATGATCGATTAATCCAGATCCTTCATGAATAGGAGTGTCATGACCAGAGATTATATAAGATATTTTAAATTTAACTTTTTTAATTTTTTAGGATATTCATCCAAATTAGCATAAGACAAATTACCAAAATTTTCTTTTAATATACAGTTACCATATAATACTTCTTCTTTCGCAAAATAGATAAATATTTCGTCTTTTGTATTTGATGGAACAAGATATATTGATTTTACTTTGCCGTCTTGAAGTTGAAAATTATTTGGCATAATTTTAGTAGGAAAAATATATAGTAGTCTAGGATAATCAGGAATTTATTTTTTAATAAAATCTAATGCTAAAAAAAGAAATGCATTTTAATTTAGAATTCAAAAGTTACAGTTTTTTAAGTATGCCACCATAAATTTTGCCATTTAACTTTCCATTGTTCTCAAGAATAACTGTACCATTTCCATCTTCAAATAAAATGTCACCATTGACTGTGCTATTATCAATGTACACATATTTTTTATTGAAAAAACTGAAACTCGATTTTTTAATAATAATTTCTTTAGTTTTTGTTTTATTTGTAATTTTAACTTTGTTTGATTCGACAAATATTGCCTTATTAAATGTTGAATTTTCTGCATAAAAATATCCTTTAACATATATTTTTCCATTTATGACAGAATTTTCTTCAAATCTAACAGCTCCATCATTTGTAAAATTATTTAATAAAACATTGTATCCTTTAAAGTTTCCACTTCCTTTATAGTCATCACAGATTAATTTTTTTGATACAAAAGTGCCAGAGTTATTAATATTTTTTATATTAATTTTATCTCCATAAAATGCTCCAGAACCATTAAATATTTCTGCTGTTAAGTTATCAGCTGTGAAAGAACCTGAGCTATTTATGCTCTCAACGAAAACATTTTGAAAATTACTTTTACCACTATTAATATAGTTCTTTTTTATTTTTATGTTAATAAGTTTGACAGAACCTGAATGATCAATGCATTCAATTTCGGAATTACTTAACTCTATTGCTCCCAGAGAATTTATGCAAGCAAATGCAGAGCAATGCAAATAGATAAACACCAGTGCAACAATAAATTTACAATATAGATTTTTCATTTTTCACCTAATTAAAAAAAGTCCTCTAATTAACTAAGAAAAAAAATATGTAATGTCAATATTATTTTTTGGATTGAAAATAAAATAAAATTAATAGAATACATTTTTAAATTTCTAAAAAAATAGATTTCTGCTTACCATAATTGAAGTAATAATTTTATCCAACTTTGTAAAGTTAAATTATTTAGCAACGACTCCAGCCACAAGAATTACAAGTAATACAGCCAGCTTGATGAATAAGAGTATCTTTTTGGCAATTAGGACAATTTTCACTAATCAATTTACTTCCTTCTGGGATATATTTTTTTAGCACCCGGCAAATTGCTTTTGCAAAGGTTGTCAAATCTCCTTCTGATTTTTGCAGTTGCTGTTCAATAAATTTTATATCAATACCGTGCCTTAAATTAAGAGAAACAAGGCGAGTGATTGCATTTTCACAACCATTGTTTTCAAAATTTTCTTTAATATTTATTTTTTGCAATTTTTTACTTTCATTAATAATTTCTAAAAAGTAAATACCTTTTTTATTTTTAAATATTTTACCTGTTTGATGATCTTGAGAAATTATTTTTTTCTTATATACTCCGCAGAATACTTCATAAGGATTACCATCAAGTAGACCAATAAGAACTACCCAATTTTGTGCTGCTACCTTTATATAATGGATATCACAATCAAGTAGTTCTGGTCTTTTAAAGGTCGCAAATTTAGATATTTTACTTTGATTAGAAGAATCAATATTATTTAATACTCCTTCTCTACTTTTATCTCGATATACTGTAACGGACTTCAAATTTTTTTCCCAAGCATTAAAATAGATATTTTTTACATCATCAATGGTAGCAGTACTAGGTAAGTTATAAGTAACTGAAATACCACTATCAATATATTTATAAATTTCTGCTAATAAGTTTATTTTATCTATAGAATTTATATTTTTCTCAGGAATTTTATCCCATGCTGCAAAAACCCATTCTTCTGATTTTATAAGTTCATCAATATTTTCTTTAGTTGGTTCAATATTTTTTCTTTTTAATTCATTTAAAACACAATTATCATAAATAAAGTGAGATCTATATTCACCTGTTAAAACACGTTCTTTTCTTTCATGATAAGGAGCAAATGCGGGTTCGCAGCCACTACCTCCAGCGCTTACAACCATTGATAAAGTACCAGTGGGAGCTATTGAAAGGCAACATACGTGCCGCATTGAAGAAAAATCACTTTCTTTTAGATTTGTTAATTTAATAAGTCTTTGAATAAAAGGACTTTTTAAAAACCACTGTGACGAGAATTCAGTGAAATTTCCACGTTCTTTACCTAAATTAATTGAAGTTCTGTAAGCTGTTTCGGAAAAAACACGCATTATATTAGAAACTATTTCTATACTTTCTTTTGAACAATATCTTACTTTATTTTTTATAAACCAATCATAAAGTCCTGTGAAACCGAGACCAATTCTAGTCATAGATTTTAATTTATCACGTTGAACAGGATGCGGTGATCTATTTTCATTATATTCTGCTAAAATAACATTATCTAAAAATCTAATTCCAAATTCAACTCTTTCTATTAACCAGTCTTCCCATTTCTCACTATATAAAGGCATGTTGTAAAAATTTATTGAAGACAAGACACAAGTATTATATGGATCTAACTTTTGTTCAGAGCATCCATTAGTTGAAACAATGTGATATTTTTTATTTGGGTGATAGTTACTATTAGACCAATATTCGCTTGAATCCCAAAATTCTATTCCTGGCTCTCCTGTTTTCCAGGCTTGAAGTGCAATTTGATTGAATAAATCATTTGCTAAAACTGATTTTTGAATTGAAATTTCTGGGCCTGGAGAATTATCTAGTAATATTCTTTTTCCTACTTTAATTTTTTGATTTTTCCTTTCCCAAATTAAATTTATCTTTTTATTTTCTGCAACTGCGTCCATAAATTCATTATCAACTTTTACAGAAATATTTTGGGAAGAAAGTTTTGTAATATCGGATTTACAAGAAATAAATTCGGGGCTATCAGGATGATAAATCCAAATATCTGGTTTAGTGGCTCCTCTTCTATTTTCTGCTCCTATAATTTGCATCGCTGAATCATATACTGTGAGAAAACTTACAGCACCTGTGCTTGTTTTTGCGCAATTATTAGTTTGTGCGCCTCTTGGTCTTAAACCTGAGATATCAATGCCGTTACCTTGGCCATATGATGCAATTCTACTCCAATTTTTTAGTGATTCGCCAAAAATGTCTTCAATAGAATCATTAACTGGTTCTTGAGTTGTGCAATTTACAAAAGAAACTTTACGATTAATATTACCCGCTCCACGCCATATGCCTCCAGCAGGGCTAAAATCTTTTTTGCAAATATATTCTATAGTTTTATTTTTCATAATAGAATAATATTTTGTGTCGTATTTATTAACTTCATGAGCGACTCTTTCGATCGCCTCTTGAAAAGTTTCTTTTTCCACTTTTCCAGTTTTTTCAATAATTTTAT of Pigmentibacter sp. JX0631 contains these proteins:
- a CDS encoding questin oxidase family protein — its product is MENIININSNRSLKTVPDLLNDISNHIEFNGHLSNHNKHAVVALARLSADINLINKFYFEYIECTTYGCGLEPPKISRHHITKQNWKEYLGKRTSYTSYYEFFKSEIEIHGLNRVLSEYLPHLLPGWVSSLTHAAIHLGWGLDIKNKCMITEGLAYLCFSFISCHPEKVLKEESEVFNSPINSFLNILDEIDKDPLQFKNYIDSILKKEEEENNFNFHPELKRSGTQLRIATVLKYGHPLIYSEQAWISNLSTEESWNELFYLTTLIYLHYSCNFVVLHLLTSLHALKEIAFYLNKEEEQECLKNYWIGMNCILFAMVTMPNKNEFNQLIDKYCNKFDDFSDNNISKYWKNIIESAYVEKEEHNPKMVYVLKKIWEESGYKTIYRIAANQFTTTPGLPESFKLMPNES
- a CDS encoding DMT family transporter, whose product is MTYFIFLAILNGIIIGTSRSINGKLSFYVGPLKASFWNHLGGFLFLSLLLYFLDSYKYFYTTIIPLLYLLGGVFGALFVTLNSYVFTKMGAVKTALLVISGQMISSVLLDFNFKNKISIFAQIIGIILIITGIYLSKLEKLPFLKQSLKIK
- a CDS encoding DMT family transporter, which produces MKSTLSPSWILGLLAGVVLTLMINFNSHLAKITSPLFASWTAHGIGTLTAILIIYLNSIVNKIEKEPLKKIPLWSYFGGIPGAFTVILAVIAVNTTLGLSGTLSLMLVGQIIFGIFSDLFGLFGTTKKSVNLKDFFVIFLILTGSWLIINFRT
- a CDS encoding HAD family hydrolase; translation: MNNGVIFDLDGTLIDTPAGIVEGFLYSLKCLNYSDVSVLDIRNTIGLPLEKAFASLLNVELGNELISLAIKNYHKAFNEIVLPKAKNLIFPGVVEGLTNLKERGYILAIATSKYLKSANNLLSAAELLNYFELIVGADLVKQPKPHPEMGLLVIEKLQLEPKNSFMIGDTTHDLLMAKDAGLRSLGVTYGIHDKSKLETAEPELISDNFNSVIQYILKQNLRK
- a CDS encoding pseudouridine-5'-phosphate glycosidase, which encodes MLKIKKHPLLKYSEEVLDALQNQKPVVGVESTVIAHGLPFPENLITAQKIENVIRESGSIPATISLKNGHFLIGMNNEELEQFASTKGIPKVSSRDIPVILANKGLGATTVASSLVACDLAEIPFFASAGIGGVHRGAETSMDISADLIQFTRSKVAVVCAGAKNILDLNLTMEYLETQCIPIISYKSDDFPAFYCISSGIKSPHRIDDEEVIAKIIEKHWELGNKSSVVITSPINTEDAIAREEVEDIINKAMIAAEHAGIKGPMATPYLMKAVAQATAGKTVKANMSVLISTAELAGKLAKAHMNYLQNQMLN
- a CDS encoding tautomerase family protein is translated as MPHIIIKHFPSSSKEQRDKITLDIIQTISRNLNCSENVISISFEEIEKENWFKEVYKPEIIEKKNLLHKQPNY
- a CDS encoding amino acid adenylation domain-containing protein, with the translated sequence MQKINSQLEGENLYIINRIIENNLNFEESKFENSHKEILNKKNIFSKLLINCVRYSEKNAVTYNDVNYTYEDFLKYILNIKRRLNKIISSNKQIIAVYLENPLDIITSIWGIISFGSSYLPLSIEYPDNRIKYMLENSNVTNIITSKKLSKKIGSLVNSVENIILSESFSDNFAEKFEINHLLEPNNIKSEDLCYVIYTSGSTGNPKGVMINHENILNQMDWLEKNQSINSNSIILQKTPISFDAAQWEILSLACGSQVVLTDSYSYMDPAKIISYINKHKINTLQCVPTLLQGLLDTKELKSCNTLKHLFVGGEALNKSLISKASKEIQFCNFINLYGPTECTINSSALNINIKKLDTYENIISIGKPISNMYYYVLDKNLEITPIGEIGELYIAGKGVGQGYLNNLMTTNERFLSNPFSMTKDDKILYKTGDLVRLIDDGSYLYCGRADNQIKLRGYRIELDEIKATIEMNQWIKHAAVIVKNEKQYNSDYLIAFIELNTNEAVLMDQGKFSPHHISKENKHQVLMQLAENGIHSKNDLELKSAYSLNYKTPTEEMMQFTFSRKSYRYFDGNILNNESIFKLISDFQTAKNSVKKFISDLSFDNFSEILRYFGKYKSSERLLPKYSYASPGALYATQMYLECNNLSFINNGCYYYHPVDHKLFNFCNIHSGKENYLKIHFIGKKSAIENVYQLNVSEVLEFETGHILGVFDKILPKFGLEITNTEYDPNILNTLNLNTDYIYLGSYQVTSNNNLDKFKDIEVYFQNQNNYFKQLETGLYEIKQNKLNKVSSDYVLENEVIAINQIVYQRSQFGISLINKKSSWHQYIDLGRYLQHLQMNDINIGLMSSGYSSKSGHSLPTALKLEKILGLSKESASYFCLGGSISLEQKKDMGMKEDSVHMQGPIEIILEDLKKKLPNFMIPNKIVTLEKIPLTANGKIDTEYLKTIDIDIKSTSIIKPRSDLEEIIYQIWIDELKIKEFSVTDNFFLLGGNSITIIKILKRLKNEFNIDIPIQSFFEYKSIDKLTEFIKSRNIKTLNRIINLNEKEENESIFCWPGLGGFCLNLKNLSKSIKSECTFYGIQSYGLNENEKPYNSIEEMSKKDLELIKKIKPTGPYKLWGYSFGAQLAYETCYLLESLGEEVSEVVLIAPGMPSIKNSVLDSNTLGEIASFKNKKFIAILFSVFFGKVNTPLLEICINNCYNEELFINFILTNNNAFDYQMAKRIVELVKSTYNFISTNKLTNKIIKAPIKIFLTQGDNISNFERDLLHLKDNIIIKNIPLDHYSILQEENFNF